The following are from one region of the Isoalcanivorax indicus genome:
- a CDS encoding cellulase-like family protein, translating to MSAPVLPGNQRLALACWDYSWLTRRDGRACEYRDLDRAFAGLAERGYNALRVDAVPHLLARGESGLISDRFEIYPEGLDLRRGARVPVQVQPRRLLPELLRRARDHGIQLWLSSWFVPDSQARRSFVRRPADFIRVWSETLNFIEQEGFADQVLAVDFCHEFPQAPCAHGAYRRIFSTHPMNPLPNLLSWSPAAARRVEEYLLEVPRALRALHPRILFGVSVAAGQESNLRQLDTSELDFMDHHVWLSDDPRFRLGSAEVLRHAPIALGERIQGRVAALLYRSRQSQWAERMRKRLHEQAEFGRVRRLLPMLGEGFVRQTHEQTLDWDWVRLVSEHTVMAALDEGMQVVSTGLHARPHSPGFWDDVAWHQRITAMIRNS from the coding sequence ATGAGCGCACCTGTGCTGCCGGGCAACCAGCGTCTTGCGCTGGCCTGTTGGGATTACTCCTGGCTGACACGGCGTGACGGCCGCGCCTGCGAGTACCGTGATCTTGATCGCGCCTTTGCCGGCCTGGCGGAACGCGGCTACAACGCGTTGCGCGTGGATGCCGTGCCCCACCTGCTGGCGCGTGGCGAGAGCGGGCTGATCAGCGACCGTTTCGAGATTTACCCTGAAGGACTCGATCTGCGCCGGGGCGCGCGCGTGCCGGTGCAGGTGCAGCCACGACGGTTGTTGCCGGAGTTGCTACGCCGCGCCCGCGACCACGGTATCCAGTTGTGGCTGAGCAGCTGGTTTGTGCCTGACAGCCAGGCCCGGCGTTCCTTTGTGCGGCGCCCGGCTGACTTCATCCGTGTATGGAGCGAGACCCTCAATTTCATCGAGCAGGAAGGCTTTGCCGACCAGGTGCTGGCGGTGGATTTCTGTCATGAGTTTCCGCAGGCACCCTGCGCCCACGGCGCCTATCGGCGCATCTTCAGCACCCACCCCATGAATCCGCTGCCGAACTTGCTGAGCTGGTCGCCCGCCGCCGCCCGGCGGGTCGAGGAATACCTGCTGGAAGTGCCCCGTGCCTTGCGTGCCCTGCACCCCCGCATCCTGTTCGGTGTGTCTGTGGCGGCGGGCCAGGAAAGCAATCTGCGCCAGCTGGACACCAGCGAACTGGATTTCATGGATCACCATGTCTGGCTCAGTGATGATCCGCGCTTCCGCCTTGGCAGTGCCGAAGTATTGCGCCATGCGCCAATAGCATTGGGCGAGCGTATCCAGGGCCGGGTGGCCGCCTTGCTGTATCGCAGTCGCCAGAGTCAGTGGGCGGAGCGCATGCGCAAGCGCCTGCATGAGCAGGCAGAATTTGGTCGCGTGCGGCGGTTACTGCCGATGTTGGGCGAAGGGTTTGTGCGCCAGACCCATGAACAGACCCTGGACTGGGACTGGGTGCGCCTGGTGTCTGAACACACGGTGATGGCCGCGCTGGATGAGGGCATGCAAGTGGTCAGCACCGGCCTGCACGCCCGCCCGCACAGCCCCGGCTTCTGGGACGACGTCGCCTGGCATCAACGCATCACGGCGATGATCCGCAACAGCTGA
- a CDS encoding homoserine kinase yields the protein MTVFTPLSNDDIQSLLDQHGLTLVHQRPIAEGIENSNFMLEARRANGIPVALVLTVFETLNQAALPWFIQLLQRLAHAGLPVAAPLGGAQALMQVAGKPALLVPKLSGSHMQRPDTSHCASIGAVLARLHRQALPDGATAPDPRQQLARLFADHADALPAAARDRADTLMARWQAASPPLVLCHGDLFRDNVLFNGEQLTGVLDFYNAGAASAEYDIAIAMNDWCVDSEGRHDTALETALLDGYQRVRPLDNAARMRLPLALAIAALRFWLSRLGAPAREQAIGQGSKDPEEFARLFARRCEALTPSPH from the coding sequence ATGACAGTCTTTACGCCCCTCAGCAATGACGACATCCAGAGCCTGCTTGATCAGCATGGGCTGACTCTGGTCCACCAGCGCCCGATTGCCGAAGGCATCGAGAACAGCAACTTCATGCTGGAGGCGCGCCGCGCCAATGGCATTCCGGTAGCACTGGTGCTCACCGTGTTCGAGACGCTGAACCAGGCGGCGCTGCCCTGGTTCATCCAGCTGCTGCAACGCCTGGCGCATGCCGGGCTGCCGGTGGCCGCGCCGCTGGGCGGCGCACAGGCCCTGATGCAGGTGGCGGGCAAGCCCGCCTTGCTGGTGCCCAAGCTGTCCGGTAGCCACATGCAGCGCCCCGACACCAGCCACTGCGCCAGTATTGGCGCAGTGCTCGCCCGCCTGCACCGGCAAGCCTTGCCCGACGGAGCGACAGCACCAGACCCTCGGCAACAGCTCGCCCGCCTGTTTGCGGACCATGCCGATGCCCTGCCCGCCGCAGCACGTGATCGCGCCGACACCCTGATGGCACGCTGGCAGGCCGCGTCACCGCCTCTGGTGCTCTGCCATGGCGACCTGTTCCGGGACAATGTGCTGTTCAACGGCGAGCAACTGACCGGCGTGCTCGATTTCTACAATGCCGGGGCAGCCAGCGCCGAATACGATATCGCGATCGCCATGAATGACTGGTGCGTGGACAGCGAAGGCCGCCACGATACCGCACTGGAAACCGCCTTGCTGGATGGCTACCAGCGTGTGCGACCGCTGGACAACGCCGCACGCATGCGCCTGCCACTGGCGCTGGCGATCGCCGCGCTGCGTTTCTGGTTGTCGCGGCTGGGGGCTCCCGCACGGGAACAGGCCATTGGTCAGGGCAGCAAGGACCCGGAAGAGTTCGCCAGACTGTTTGCCCGGCGCTGTGAGGCATTGACACCCTCCCCCCATTGA
- the polA gene encoding DNA polymerase I, with the protein MTEPKPVVLVDGSSYLYRAFHALPPLTTSSGQPTGAVRGVASMLRKLLADYQPEQMAVVFDAKGKTFRDELFEQYKAQRPPMPDELREQVEPLYALIRAMGLPLIVEEGVEADDVIGTLARQAAANGQSVVISTGDKDMAQLVDERITLVNTMTGTVLDPEGVVEKFGVGPDLIIDLLALMGDKVDNIPGVPGVGEKTALGLLQGIGSLEALYERLDKVPELPIRGAKTLPKKLEEHREQAFLSYQLATIKVDCPLNETLEDLRLGEPDTQALISQYRDLEFKGWLAELLDGEDPAAGEAGEGSSDVSAPAGLSRDGYVTITDEETLRDWLARLEKAPLFAFDTETTSLDYMQAELVGLSFALAPGEAAYVPVAHDYPGAPDQLDRDAVLKLLKPLLESDQHAKVGQNLKYDMSVLAQYGITLRGIAYDTMLESYVLDSVATRHDMDSLSLKYLGHKTIAFSDIAGKGSKQLTFNQIAIDDAAPYAAEDADVTLRLHDTLWPKLEQSPSLVKVFQEIEMPLVSVLSRVERNGCYVDVDMLRRHSQELAKRMAELEEKAYSEAGRKFNLGSPKQLGAILYEEQALPVIKKTPKGAPSTAEAVLQELALDGHRLPQIIMDYRELSKLKSTYTDRLPEMVRARTGRVHTSYHQAVAATGRLSSSDPNLQNIPIRSEEGRRIRQAFRAPEGRRIVAADYSQIELRIMAHLSGDKGLLEAFEKGLDIHRATAAEVWGKTPDEVSDNERRNAKAINFGLIYGMSAFGLARQLGIPRGEAQQYIDLYFERYPGVKAYMENTRAQAAEQGYVETLYGRRLYLPEIKSRNGAMRQAAERTAINAPMQGTAADIIKRAMVQVDAWLSESRLDALMIMQVHDELVFEVAESDVDTLVREVSQRMSGAAELKVPLVVDPGVGLNWDEAH; encoded by the coding sequence ATGACCGAGCCGAAGCCGGTCGTCCTCGTGGACGGCTCCTCTTACCTGTACCGCGCCTTTCACGCGCTGCCGCCGCTGACCACCTCTTCCGGGCAGCCCACCGGTGCGGTGCGGGGTGTGGCCAGCATGCTGCGCAAGCTGCTGGCGGACTATCAGCCCGAGCAGATGGCGGTGGTGTTCGATGCCAAGGGCAAGACCTTTCGGGATGAGTTGTTCGAGCAGTACAAGGCCCAGCGGCCGCCGATGCCGGATGAACTGCGAGAGCAGGTGGAGCCCCTGTATGCCCTGATCCGGGCGATGGGCCTGCCGCTGATTGTCGAAGAGGGGGTCGAAGCGGATGACGTGATCGGCACCCTGGCGCGGCAGGCGGCGGCCAACGGCCAGAGCGTGGTGATCTCCACCGGCGACAAGGACATGGCCCAGCTGGTGGACGAGCGCATCACCCTGGTCAACACCATGACCGGCACGGTGCTCGATCCGGAGGGCGTGGTGGAGAAATTCGGTGTCGGCCCGGACCTGATCATCGACCTGCTGGCACTGATGGGCGACAAGGTGGACAACATTCCCGGGGTGCCGGGCGTGGGCGAAAAGACGGCGCTGGGGCTGTTGCAGGGGATTGGTTCTCTGGAGGCCCTCTACGAGCGCCTGGACAAGGTGCCGGAGCTGCCGATCCGGGGCGCGAAGACGTTACCGAAAAAGCTGGAGGAGCATCGCGAACAGGCCTTCCTGTCGTACCAGCTGGCCACCATCAAGGTGGACTGCCCGCTCAATGAAACGCTGGAAGACCTGCGGTTGGGCGAGCCGGACACCCAGGCGCTGATCAGTCAGTACCGTGATCTGGAGTTCAAGGGCTGGCTGGCGGAATTGCTGGACGGTGAGGATCCGGCAGCGGGCGAGGCTGGCGAGGGCTCCTCCGATGTGTCTGCGCCTGCCGGGTTGTCTCGCGATGGCTACGTGACCATCACTGACGAAGAGACCTTGCGGGATTGGCTGGCACGTCTCGAAAAAGCCCCGCTGTTTGCCTTCGATACGGAAACCACCAGCCTGGACTATATGCAGGCGGAGTTGGTCGGGTTGTCGTTTGCGCTGGCCCCAGGTGAAGCAGCTTATGTTCCGGTGGCGCATGATTATCCGGGCGCACCGGACCAGCTGGATCGGGATGCCGTGCTGAAACTACTGAAGCCGCTGCTGGAAAGCGACCAGCATGCCAAGGTCGGCCAGAATCTCAAGTATGACATGAGCGTGCTGGCGCAATATGGCATCACCTTGCGTGGCATTGCCTACGACACGATGCTGGAATCCTATGTGCTGGATTCCGTCGCCACGCGACACGATATGGATTCCCTGTCGCTGAAGTATCTGGGCCACAAGACCATCGCGTTTTCCGATATCGCCGGCAAGGGCAGCAAGCAGCTGACCTTCAATCAGATTGCCATTGATGATGCCGCCCCCTATGCCGCCGAAGATGCAGACGTTACGCTGCGCTTGCACGACACGCTGTGGCCGAAACTGGAGCAGTCGCCGAGTCTGGTGAAGGTGTTTCAGGAGATCGAAATGCCACTGGTCAGCGTGCTGTCGCGGGTAGAACGCAATGGCTGCTATGTGGATGTGGACATGCTGCGCCGCCACAGCCAGGAGCTGGCGAAACGCATGGCCGAACTGGAAGAGAAGGCCTACAGCGAAGCGGGGCGGAAATTCAATCTCGGCTCGCCCAAGCAGCTGGGTGCCATTCTGTATGAAGAGCAGGCACTGCCGGTCATCAAGAAAACCCCTAAAGGTGCGCCCTCTACTGCCGAAGCCGTGTTGCAGGAACTGGCGCTCGACGGCCATCGCCTGCCGCAGATCATCATGGATTATCGCGAGCTGTCCAAGCTGAAAAGCACCTATACGGACCGGCTGCCGGAAATGGTGCGTGCGCGTACCGGGCGCGTACACACGTCCTATCATCAGGCGGTGGCGGCCACGGGGCGGCTGTCGTCGAGCGACCCCAATTTGCAGAATATTCCGATCCGCAGCGAAGAAGGCCGACGGATTCGCCAGGCGTTTCGTGCGCCCGAAGGGCGGCGTATCGTGGCGGCGGATTATTCCCAGATCGAACTGCGCATCATGGCGCATCTCTCGGGTGACAAGGGCTTGCTGGAGGCGTTCGAAAAAGGGCTGGATATTCATCGCGCTACGGCGGCGGAAGTCTGGGGTAAAACGCCCGATGAGGTCAGCGACAACGAGCGCCGTAATGCCAAGGCCATCAACTTCGGTCTGATCTATGGCATGAGCGCGTTTGGTCTGGCGCGGCAGCTCGGCATTCCCCGGGGTGAAGCACAGCAATACATTGATCTTTATTTCGAGCGCTATCCTGGCGTCAAGGCGTACATGGAGAACACCCGTGCGCAGGCGGCTGAGCAAGGTTACGTGGAAACCCTGTACGGGCGGCGGCTTTATCTGCCGGAAATAAAAAGCCGTAATGGCGCCATGCGTCAGGCCGCCGAGCGTACGGCGATCAATGCACCCATGCAGGGTACGGCTGCGGATATCATCAAGCGCGCCATGGTGCAGGTGGACGCCTGGCTGAGTGAAAGCCGTCTTGATGCGCTGATGATCATGCAGGTGCATGACGAACTGGTGTTCGAGGTGGCGGAATCAGACGTCGATACGCTGGTGCGGGAGGTGTCGCAGCGCATGAGTGGTGCGGCAGAGCTCAAGGTGCCGCTGGTGGTCGATCCGGGCGTGGGGTTGAACTGGGATGAAGCGCATTGA
- the yihA gene encoding ribosome biogenesis GTP-binding protein YihA/YsxC: MHPAERLLRRASFATSARNLSQCPPDSGREVAFAGRSNAGKSSAINRLTDQKTLARTSKTPGRTQLLNFFTLDEERRLVDLPGYGYAKVNKGMREQWQRDLDDYLAGRQSLCGLVLLMDIRHPLKDFDHMLINWAAEARMPLHIMLTKADKLGHGAAKTTLLKTRQALKAHPGDISLQLFSAPQGAGLEEAWDRLALWLDIQDPETSTGDQAVTKE, from the coding sequence ATGCATCCAGCCGAACGCCTGCTGCGCCGCGCCAGCTTCGCCACCAGCGCCCGCAACCTCAGCCAGTGCCCCCCCGACAGCGGCCGTGAAGTCGCTTTCGCCGGGCGCTCCAATGCGGGCAAATCCAGCGCCATCAACCGCCTCACGGACCAGAAGACCCTGGCCCGGACCTCCAAGACCCCCGGCCGCACCCAGTTGCTGAACTTCTTCACGCTGGACGAAGAACGGCGTCTGGTCGACCTGCCCGGCTATGGCTATGCCAAGGTCAACAAGGGGATGCGCGAACAGTGGCAGCGGGACCTGGACGACTATCTGGCCGGGCGCCAGAGCCTCTGTGGCCTGGTACTGCTGATGGACATCCGCCATCCGCTCAAGGACTTTGATCATATGTTGATCAACTGGGCCGCCGAGGCGCGCATGCCGCTGCACATCATGCTGACCAAAGCCGACAAACTGGGGCATGGCGCGGCCAAGACCACCCTGCTGAAGACCCGGCAGGCGCTCAAGGCACACCCCGGCGACATCAGCCTGCAACTGTTCTCCGCCCCGCAGGGCGCAGGCCTGGAAGAAGCCTGGGATCGTCTGGCCCTGTGGCTCGACATCCAGGATCCCGAGACCAGCACTGGTGACCAGGCGGTCACAAAAGAATAA
- a CDS encoding c-type cytochrome translates to MKWMLAVAALAVCGVATAASVEERYNQSCVFCHASGAAGAPKTGDKAAWAPRLEKGMDTLVKNTREGIGAMPPRGMCGDCSDDEYRALIEYMIK, encoded by the coding sequence ATGAAGTGGATGTTAGCTGTTGCTGCGCTGGCTGTCTGTGGGGTTGCCACGGCCGCCAGTGTCGAAGAACGCTATAACCAGAGCTGCGTGTTCTGCCACGCCAGTGGTGCCGCCGGTGCCCCCAAAACTGGCGATAAAGCAGCCTGGGCCCCGCGCCTTGAGAAAGGCATGGACACCCTGGTGAAAAACACCCGTGAAGGCATCGGCGCCATGCCGCCGCGCGGCATGTGTGGCGATTGCAGCGATGACGAGTACCGTGCGCTGATCGAATACATGATCAAGTAA
- a CDS encoding c-type cytochrome, which translates to MKSLKLFAVVLAGLLAGQAHAGDAAAGEAKAAPCAACHGPDGNSPAADFPKIAGQGERYFVKQLMDYQSGARENAIMQAQVAGMSEQDMKDLAAFYATQTAGIGAADPDLVEAGERLFRGGNMSSGVAACSGCHGPAAEGIAAAGFPALAGQHARYTEQQLRAFRAAGRDDLGAPAYRRNDTTGDDPGMMQAIAAKMTDREIKAVASFIQGLSAD; encoded by the coding sequence ATGAAATCCCTGAAGCTGTTTGCTGTTGTACTGGCGGGTTTGCTCGCCGGCCAGGCCCACGCCGGTGATGCGGCGGCGGGCGAAGCCAAAGCGGCGCCCTGCGCTGCCTGCCACGGTCCGGATGGCAACAGTCCTGCCGCCGACTTCCCGAAAATCGCTGGTCAGGGCGAGAGATACTTCGTCAAGCAGCTGATGGACTACCAGAGCGGTGCACGCGAGAACGCGATCATGCAGGCGCAGGTAGCAGGGATGTCCGAGCAGGACATGAAGGACCTGGCGGCGTTCTATGCCACGCAGACCGCGGGCATCGGCGCGGCTGACCCGGACCTGGTGGAAGCCGGTGAGCGTCTGTTCCGCGGCGGCAACATGTCGTCCGGCGTTGCCGCCTGCTCCGGCTGCCACGGCCCGGCGGCTGAAGGTATCGCTGCGGCCGGCTTCCCGGCGCTGGCGGGCCAGCATGCCCGTTACACCGAGCAGCAGCTGCGTGCGTTCCGCGCCGCAGGTCGTGATGACCTGGGGGCGCCGGCGTACCGTCGCAACGACACCACGGGCGACGATCCCGGCATGATGCAGGCCATTGCGGCAAAGATGACCGACCGTGAGATCAAGGCGGTGGCCAGCTTCATCCAGGGGCTGTCTGCAGACTGA
- a CDS encoding thiol:disulfide interchange protein DsbA/DsbL — MLRQVAGAIALLGLMFTLPALADSGHARFAEGTHYQVLSEPVSVADPDKIEVREFFFYGCPACFNIEPLINAWKADAADDVDFVRSPVLFIRGAEPLARAYYVAEAKGIVDEIHQPIFDAIHKHREPLFSVPALANFFRKYGVDPDEFNEMYSSFGVSTKVRQADSASRDYRLTGVPSFTVAGKYVVLRNNLRNDRETFEVINYLVELERNKR; from the coding sequence ATGTTGCGACAGGTAGCCGGGGCCATTGCCCTGCTTGGTCTCATGTTCACCCTGCCAGCGCTGGCGGACAGCGGACATGCCCGTTTTGCCGAGGGCACCCACTATCAGGTGCTCAGTGAGCCCGTCAGTGTGGCGGACCCCGACAAGATCGAGGTACGCGAATTCTTCTTTTATGGCTGTCCGGCCTGTTTCAACATCGAGCCGTTGATCAATGCCTGGAAAGCTGACGCGGCCGACGACGTGGATTTCGTGCGCAGCCCGGTGCTGTTCATTCGTGGCGCCGAGCCGCTGGCACGGGCCTACTACGTGGCCGAGGCCAAGGGTATCGTCGACGAGATCCATCAGCCGATCTTCGACGCCATCCACAAGCACCGCGAGCCGCTGTTCAGCGTGCCGGCGCTGGCCAATTTTTTCCGCAAGTACGGGGTGGACCCGGATGAATTCAATGAAATGTATTCATCGTTCGGCGTCTCGACCAAGGTGCGTCAGGCCGATTCTGCCAGCCGCGACTACCGTCTGACCGGGGTGCCGTCTTTCACTGTGGCGGGCAAGTATGTGGTGTTGCGCAACAATCTGCGTAACGACCGCGAGACCTTCGAGGTCATCAATTACCTCGTGGAGCTGGAGCGCAACAAGCGCTGA
- a CDS encoding endonuclease/exonuclease/phosphatase family protein, which produces MNQPTEQSFSLEKPRGGFSLVREGLRRRLRQPRSIALPDDRLRLMSFNIQAGIGTSNFREYITGSWKHLVAHPNSAENIRNIADVLQGYDLVALQEVDGGSLRSRFTNQLVHLASLADFPFWHQQLNRNLGRFGQFSNGMLSKVVPYHVEDHRLPGLPGRGAFIAKYGHPEAPLVVVGVHLALGGKHRNAQLAYLANLLRHYRYVVIMGDFNCLPHELLNSPLSELGLRLMDGEHRTYPSWAPEKHLDHILVSAGLQAVDTAVLDSCLLSDHLPVATEIIIPDDVLAASRELPLEKVER; this is translated from the coding sequence ATGAATCAGCCGACCGAACAGTCGTTCTCCCTGGAAAAGCCCCGAGGTGGTTTCTCGCTGGTGCGCGAGGGGTTGCGTCGGCGGCTGCGTCAGCCGCGCAGCATTGCGCTGCCGGATGACCGGTTGCGGCTGATGAGCTTCAACATCCAGGCCGGTATCGGCACCAGCAACTTCCGTGAGTACATCACGGGCAGCTGGAAGCATCTGGTGGCGCACCCGAACAGCGCCGAAAATATCCGTAACATCGCCGATGTGCTGCAAGGCTATGATCTGGTGGCGTTGCAGGAGGTGGACGGCGGCAGTCTGCGCTCGCGTTTCACCAACCAGCTGGTGCATCTGGCCTCACTGGCGGACTTCCCGTTCTGGCATCAACAGTTGAATCGCAATCTCGGTCGCTTTGGCCAGTTCAGCAACGGCATGCTGAGCAAGGTGGTGCCCTATCATGTGGAGGATCATCGCCTGCCCGGGCTGCCCGGTCGGGGTGCCTTCATTGCCAAGTACGGGCACCCCGAGGCACCGCTGGTGGTGGTGGGAGTGCATCTGGCGCTGGGCGGCAAGCACCGTAATGCGCAACTGGCCTACCTGGCCAATCTGCTGCGTCACTATCGCTACGTCGTGATCATGGGGGATTTCAACTGCCTGCCCCACGAACTGCTCAATTCGCCGTTGTCGGAGCTGGGCCTGCGCCTGATGGACGGTGAGCATCGCACCTACCCGAGCTGGGCGCCCGAGAAGCATCTTGATCATATTCTGGTCAGCGCCGGGCTGCAGGCGGTGGATACCGCTGTACTCGACAGCTGCCTGCTTTCTGACCATCTGCCGGTGGCCACGGAGATCATCATCCCCGACGACGTGCTCGCCGCCAGCCGCGAACTGCCACTGGAAAAAGTGGAGCGCTGA